The sequence TAACTTGGGATCCAAATACGGAGGCGAAAACGCCTCTAACCGTAATTCGGTTGGATAAAGTACGTTCgtaaagttatagtatatatgaggGTTGCTTCCACCAACAAGCACACGACCATCACGAACCAATATCGCAGTTGAATGGTACACTCTAGGGATTTTACTCGCGGTTAGAGTTTTAAATCGGTCCCCATCTTTATCGGGTGTGTACAAAACCGGGCTAAGAACCGGGTTTCTCCCATATTCCCATCCGGCTGAACCGGATCCTACACCATTAATGATCAAAACTTCACCAGTTGGTAGCAACAACATGTCACCCATACACCGAGCCGAAGGCATTTTCTCCATGGCCCATTTTGGATTCGGGTCGGATATTTTAATCCTTCCACAAGTATCCAAAGCTTCATCAAATATCTTCTTTTGAGCATTCAAAAATGCGGTTTTAGGTGCACCACCACAAACCAAAACCTCAACCTCAATCTTATCACCTTGTGCAAGCCGCAGCGGTAGCAACACTGCGGACCCTGTGCTCGGGTAACTCCTCGGGTCACCACCGGGTATTTGCGGGAACATCCTAAGCACTTTATTCTTCGAATAATCAAACAAAATCGCTCTATTATTTGCGAAAATAAACAACATGCCATCTGTGTTCAAAAACACAAACGGATACAAATTGTTTTCTATATTAGGATCATTCGTTTGAACTAAAAAAGGCAAACTATATGCCTTCTCAGAACCCGTCATTTTCGGGTAAAATTCATAATTAAATTGTCTACGGCCGCCAATGATAATCTGGCGGCCGCTAGGCAATAAATGATTAGTAGCATACCATCTTTTTTGATTCAACCCGTTTTTAATTTCGTTCCAATCACACGTACTACAAGATTTAAACACCCTAACAACATGATCACCATCATTAAACCCTCCAGTTTGAACAACTGATCCATCTGCCGTTAACGAACCCGAAGAACACCAAACATCGGTTAAAACCATAAGTGGACGAACACGATTCGAACGTATATCGTATTCGATAGAATGAGCTGTACAATCTTTCTTCAAAACGATATCGTTATCGTCTTGACGACATTTACCATCAGGGAGTGAGAGATTTGAAGCTCCGAAATCGGTTCGATCAAAAATTAGGACACGGTCGTTAGGAAGGAGTTGCATGTGCATGGCAGTAATGCCAATGTTTGAGTTGAGGAGGTCCCATTTGCCGCCGGTAGCAGCGGCAATTGTGGTGTACAGGAAAAGTAGGAGGATGGACAGAAATTGGGACATGACGGCGGTGGTGGGCGGTGGCGAATGGTGGCGGATTATGGGGTGATTTATAGAGGGTTTTGGTTGGTTGGAGGTGGTAGAATTGTGCGGTGGTATGAAGGGATCAATTAAACACTGGGTTGACTGGAATAAGTTTCGGGAAACTACAGTATAttatagtgtatatatattttgttttttattGCCTAATTAGTTCATGATGTGaaaatttatattactccgtatatatataGGAAAACTAAGATAACTACATAGTATTAATTTTAGGATAACAGGGACATGTATGTTATTTGTCAATTGTATAAATTTTAGGATAACAAGGAAAGTTATCAGGTAATTTGTCAATTTTGTATTAATTTTAGGATAACTATTAATCAAAATTGTCAAGGGTATAATTAATTATACACCTCattatatttctattttttttaaatgAAAAAGTTATTAGTAAAAGTTTAATATATGCTAAAAAAAATTAGATTTTACACAAATAAACATAGAGTTTTTTATTTTATTAAGATTGAAGGTTTTAAAACTTGAGTATAGGCTTCGATAAATTTATAATAGTTAATCTTATAATCttgaaaatgaaaatgaatgaaTTCCATATAAACCCTCTTCctgaatttaatttaatttaagggTAATGATGTTAACCATCCTTTTTGATATTATGTTGTATAGTACAATCTAGTTAATACACATTCATAGTGAATGTATTAAAAATGATAGTGAATATATCAATTCCTTTGAGGTGTTTGAGAAATTTTATGAAGTTGAATACATATTTTTTTGGTCATTTTATGTTGGATTTTGGTAAAAGGGGTAGATCGAGATGGACACTCAACTCAAATCATGTGTTTTTTTGGAAATTCATCAAACTCACATTGTAAGAGCCAACTGTATATCTCATATGACGGGAACAAATATCATTTCACTTTTTTAAAGGTTGTAAATTCTTGCCAATAGTGAACTTGAACCTGCATCCATGTTAGCAAAGACTTTCATATGACGGGCTAGAGTTTTTTTTAGAACGGCCGAAATTTTATAAAAAACTAGCGAGACGCTAGAAGAATACAATACaggaacaaaaacaacaaaaaggaaAAACTTAAAACAAAATTACAACGATTGAAGAGGATCTTTCAACCACTCCGACCAATTTATCTTTGATTTGTGATATCTCGAATACAACCAATAGAAGCTCGAGGAAACAATGTTGTCGAACACGTGACATTTCTGCTGCTTACGATCTTTGAAGATAATCCCATTGCGAAGATTCCAAATGTTCCAAAAAGTAACGGCTAGAGTAACGGGTATCACTAAGCTTTAGCTCAGTTTCTGTTCGATTTTTCTCTACAATATATGAGGGGTTGTAGAAACAATACACAACCAAATTAGTCAAATGGTTCTTCTCCTTTGTGTGATTAAAAGTGAGAACTTTTCTCCACAATGAAGAATAAATATTCTCACCAACAAGCCAGTGGCCTTGATAATGTTTCGCAGATTTTTCTCGCCTTTCAAACATTGCAATGACTAAAGAGGTACAAATAATTTTTTTGTTATTATCTAATTTTTTAGGTAAGCGAGGAAATCcttctatgaacgagcacattggctccctcatAGAAAGTAAAATCTCGGTAATCAAGCATCCCGAGCGATCAAATTTAACATTCTAAAATTGGTTTGTACATTTGGTCATATggttttgatgttatgcgaggtgtataaaaaatagtttatatttttactaggaaatactacaaaatatgacacaagttttattaatttacggatgagatatacctaaaccttgctacaacactataggcagtgtacctaatcgtagagtagtgtagtttttagtaagtccggttcgttccacagggagctagtgattacgtactatatttttataaaactatatttatataaatatatatatatataagtagaaatattattataaaaggggggcttttaccgtttaatgaccggtttgtcgattttatatttttaagcgtaaagataaatgacaataattaaagtgcgtaaaataaataaatgacgataaataaaataacaataaataaaattgcgatagaatatgaaataaaaggattatgcttatttaaacttccgtaatcatgatgtttgacgttttgattttaattaattgttactcgggttaattgtcctttgtcatggtttatttgatacctatctggtttttatccataatagtccatcggtcataaatataaagtgcgagtgtcctcgtcaaattacccttatacccgaagtcaaatattccaactaattaaggatttaaactgtgacgcagttatcacttctgtcaacaattacaccagttatcactgtatgtaatctacccctgttttgattagatatgaatattaatttacccacttaatcagtttgaataatcaattacccaacccgaataattaattaaatgattataatagattccatatgaacgtcactaaataggacaaccataatcattattaattattaggataattaatttgaagataggttcgacagactccaatgagttgtcactcaattagacaataccccccatctattaatagtcaatagtccaatttccacaagtgtcggtcttttgcccaaaccttaattatggtacaaagcccaattacccaattacccaattttagtaattagcccaacatcatgattacttcgttttaaataagcataataataacttagctacgagacattaatataaaaaggttgaacataacttacaatgattaaaaatagcgtagcgttacacggacagaatttcgacttacacactcaaacgatctctatcataaatcttattattatcataatttaaaattaaaattaagattattgttatatcttattacattaatattatgatagagatttttagatattgatattgataatagatttttaggatagaaaaagggatgcctaAAATACATCGacaggcaaaatatgaaattgaattttcatttacgacccctgaactatgctaaattaacaactttttattatttaatattattcttattatgaattatttaaatattatattttattcttgtgcatagttgactcgtaatttttacaccgttgcgtcgagcgttgagagttgactcatgtcccggttccggattttcgaacgtcctttcgtataatttaatatcttgtactttgcgttttgtaacttgtactcttgtcatttttagacgtttctcatcaataaattgaaccactttaattgtatcttgtactttttagcttttcggacctttgtgtcttcaattcatcgaatctgccttttgtcttcgcacttatttaatataaacgaatattacttgaaaatagaacaattgcaactaaaatcttgtctttcttgagggataatgctatgaaatatatgttcctttttagccttatcaatatccccacacttgagcgttgcttgtcctcaagcaatacagtcttgaaataagataatactaatcacacgaatcacttctttattcttcacactttgtacatcagtgattttgatagagcggtataaacaatgatagtaacgatagaaccatggttgaaggtggttgtgccatccacagttgcctcgggttcaggtcaacgacacttgcaatcaaatagccgatttactttcggtttccaaagcaaagtgcacatttgaaaggcggtttaaagtcccacatgactataaaaatttagatcctttaaggaaattgaatctttatgaaaacatttaatcttttgaaaattcaagctagattttatcctagacaagttttctgatttgatccatcattggtgttgcaaaatatatttgtggatcattattttggctaaaacttttaggctcgtgtaatccactgctatcccggtatcggaaagcacacatccagtttacttgttccgtatattacctttcggtaaactaccgtccggttgttaaggaaagcgatgaacaagaaactgttaaggcaatgtctcatgacatgcatttgttcatggtctaattacgtgtcggatgctagtactatccttggtaggagcaatagtaaagatcatcctatgatttttcggtctggcacaaggtcctgtctccgaccatgctatgcaaccaccgttcttacggttgacacccgatttggttcaggtgacctaatgaattccaggtgaattcctaggattttacgttcaatggtaatgaacgcattgaaaatgggttttcagaaaacaaatcagtttgtagttttgatcaaaatattttctcgttcaagctcgagtttagatatcattgaattccatgagtttgaattctcaatctttaaggtcaatctctaggattgagtaatatcagtcttaaaagctgatttttaatctttaaggagattatcctttctggggatctgattcattagtcttatcaagctaatttgcacggtgcccccccattgtacgagataaatccttctcatggttaggataaatctgaccacctggcgaccctgtttgatgctgaggtccgtggatttcctgctgattttagtgatgacttttctagatttttcgtcaacctacagctggtctggacgacaacttcatgacctaaatcaagaagcgcgtgtctttttcggaagactttacttccttttaatgatggaattgattcatcgtgtagatccatctttctttcaaatgtattacagtaaaccgggtaaaactgattagtatcgtccaaagcaaaagtacctgcaataatcttgtacaaaaatatgtgatatatgttttaaattgaataacttggtacattcttcccacacttagtttatttctttgcctttttattttcttctatttcattttaaatgaattcaagcgttttagggtgtttctcaatttatgtccttttcgaggtaacgataattttggtattatcacctagttttcatcgttcataaatatgtataaacatgattttgagttcatttaattaaaaatttttcaaattttcacaaaatttggcaaataaactaagtgtaaacccgagagaatttataacccttccccacacttaagatcatgcaatgccctcatttgcatgaaatcagactataatttaaattcatgagggtgattagcgtagaaaagtgattaaaaataccgagtttgcaaacatattgttatttcacatttgattttttgcgtcttgtcaaaatcagtagcttttgctgaacttcatgacagtctttgaaagtgcgctgttttaccctgttttgtacataagataaaatacaaacatacatatatatatatatttttgaagtttggtttataaccccacttttcaaaaatttataaagtataatatttttggcatactttaaatcaataaaattaaaaataatgataacaaaatttgtcgccccgccctcgggtaaagtaatttcggctcaacgacctagtcttcaactcacgacgaattttaaaaatcatatttttaacttaatgaaataaagtaaattttgttttttaaaatcacaataaaacataaattaaaatgcatattaatttcaaataaaacctaaaaaaataaaaattcagaatggagggagaaaactagttctttagtgtctgctagcggaaaagaccaatcggattccattctcggaactacacgagaacagaacaaataactttagacagcattatctttttagaacattcgaatctccccacacttaggtagctgtggtgttgaaattgtgattaacttcattgtcaatttctcttggtccataatcaacttgcctatctgtgactttttctttaagccagtgcccggcttcttccgtaatatcccataattcaactagcttcgccctttctttaggcgacagattggatactaaccggttacataacttaaagttccccttacttctagcatcaatagcccgtttaaaaagtttcttcattgaactgttaataacggggtcatctaatttcgtatcaacaacggggtcctttgttattgggttatcattaggtgttacttcatttttcccacacttaggcgtttcattattgctaagcactgccgttggagttggtaaaacaacatggttattaccaatcgtttttattggttcaacggttttggttagtggaggtttagattttcgaatcataaaggtgatcgatttgtcaccacttttaagtgtcattcttccatttcctacatcaaataacgccccggtgaacgcaaagaatggccgacctaaaattagaggaatgtttgggtcctcttctatgtcaatgacaataaattcgactagaaaggttaaattgcctacttgaacgggtaggttgtcagcaattccaactgggtgcttaatggtttgatcaaagagtcgaacactcatatccgttggacttaacttacctacacctaatctcttatataaggaaagaggcataacacttacacttgcacctaaatctgctagtgcatcatacatgacacaatcactaagtagacaaggaacaataaattcacccggatcacctactcttggtggaggttttggtggaactgtcttcaccttgtttacttctacggtttttgtttcttgcactttcttatacttcttcttcttcttctttccaatggtatcaccaactttattacctattacttgctcatactcaactccttttcttggaaacgggatgggtggtttatatggtgccaccactggctttacatactctggtggtggtggtgtaacttcttcattgttactcacatctaaaaccttcccaacttctggagctggtttttcagaatttgttgacaccatgttaacattctcattccgaggatttacttcagtattactcggtagatttccttgttccctctcactcatcatgctagcaagagtacctacgtgtttttcaagattcaaaatggaagcttgttgagttcttaatgactgatcaaacctctcgttcgtttgggtttgagatgtaatgaattgtgtttgagattcaatcagctttgccatcatttcttctagatttggctttttctcttcgggttgttgtggtgttttatacaagctaggtctttgttgattgaaagtgttgttttgagttggttggttattcggaccttgttggttgtacgagttgttgttgggtccgtttggattgtaaagaatgttttgatttcgattgaagtttaactttggcggttgataattatttccaggcctttggttcatataggaaacattctctcgttgttccatggttggttcaacattacaatctttcattaagtgtggtccaccgcatagctcacaactgattcgtattgcgtgaatatctttattcatcttttccattcgtctttcgaaagcatctatttttgcggaaacggaatcaaagtcatggctagaatcggctctagccgctttagatgaacgaaaaatatctttttcttgatgccactcatgagagtg comes from Rutidosis leptorrhynchoides isolate AG116_Rl617_1_P2 chromosome 4, CSIRO_AGI_Rlap_v1, whole genome shotgun sequence and encodes:
- the LOC139843334 gene encoding aldehyde oxidase GLOX1-like, with protein sequence MSQFLSILLLFLYTTIAAATGGKWDLLNSNIGITAMHMQLLPNDRVLIFDRTDFGASNLSLPDGKCRQDDNDIVLKKDCTAHSIEYDIRSNRVRPLMVLTDVWCSSGSLTADGSVVQTGGFNDGDHVVRVFKSCSTCDWNEIKNGLNQKRWYATNHLLPSGRQIIIGGRRQFNYEFYPKMTGSEKAYSLPFLVQTNDPNIENNLYPFVFLNTDGMLFIFANNRAILFDYSKNKVLRMFPQIPGGDPRSYPSTGSAVLLPLRLAQGDKIEVEVLVCGGAPKTAFLNAQKKIFDEALDTCGRIKISDPNPKWAMEKMPSARCMGDMLLLPTGEVLIINGVGSGSAGWEYGRNPVLSPVLYTPDKDGDRFKTLTASKIPRVYHSTAILVRDGRVLVGGSNPHIYYNFTNVLYPTELRLEAFSPPYLDPKLVRPKISTADSTTKFGYGDQLTINFYQFGHVDTSAVCVTMVSPSFNTHSFSMNQRLLILDGVVTTKAIAKAKYQVVVAAPANANIAPGKHYILFVVHQRIPSEGVWVQIG